In Silene latifolia isolate original U9 population chromosome 3, ASM4854445v1, whole genome shotgun sequence, a single window of DNA contains:
- the LOC141648509 gene encoding F-box/FBD/LRR-repeat protein At5g56420-like has translation MDRHEIKRRAATEKIVPKINIINDDILCYILTFLPLKEAVRTSILARSWRNRWKFNPNLIVKYPDGINIDNMPNSNTIISNILDSHKTKLQCCQIRHGISDINQGRVLQWITRLRESHHVQDLTLKTFCDKEYLKFCTPVFDMQLSPPSKLFGSQTLQVLKLSHYVLRDGSAFEGCVNLTTLKLQDVKIFSSRTTIAEIIANCPQLTNLSLTHWADESRRSMAKDLTLCSDKLEYLELRQESRILSLYIDAVKLRSLVLEFRLSVGDTYINTPVLTSFRLLDNLGSRFLRYPLGLTTTKRFRHKGLENLHYLSVVMGLSYQIDDELLCRIFQVCLHLKELHIVNYHRLQDFGGPLAQENIRENDEPILFWDDDKIESIFIIRLRALEVSMFRADRLEMEFVRYVMSYADQLELLVLRYDKLCSRQVIDAANKILLAHPRASGTAAIKLRLEES, from the exons ATGGATCGACACGAGATCAAACGACGAGCTGCAACTGAAAAAATTGTtccaaaaattaatattattaacgaTGACATATTATGTTATATATTAACCTTTTTACCCTTGAAGGAAGCGGTGAGAACGAGTATTTTAGCAAGAAGTTGGAGAAATCGGTGGAAGTTTAATCCAAACCTTATTGTTAAATATCCTGATGGCATTAATATCGATAATATGCCAAATAGTAATACAATTATATCCAATATCTTGGATTCCCACAAAACAAAGTTACAATGTTGCCAGATACGCCACGGCATAAGCGATATTAATCAAGGACGGGTGCTCCAGTGGATTACTCGTCTCAGAGAGTCGCACCATGTCCAAGACCTCACTCTCAAAACTTTCTGT GATAAGGAGTACTTGAAATTTTGCACACCTGTTTTTGACATGCAGTTGTCTCCTCCATCAAAATTATTTGGGAGTCAAACCTTGCAAGTATTAAAACTCAGTCACTATGTTTTAAGGGATGGATCGGCATTTGAAGGATGTGTAAATCTCACAACTCTTAAATTACAAGATGTGAAGATCTTTTCTAGCAGGACTACTATTGCTGAGATCATTGCTAATTGTCCTCAACTTACAAATTTGAGTCTTACACATTGGGCAGATGAGTCACGAAGATCTATGGCGAAGGACTTGACATTGTGTTCTGATAAGCTCGAGTATTTAGAGCTGCGCCAAGAGAGCCGTATTCTTAGCCTATATATTGATGCAGTTAAGCTTCGCAGTCTTGTACTTGAATTTCGATTAAGTGTGGGTGATACTTATATCAACACTCCCGTACTTACTTCTTTTCGACTTCTTGACAACCTAGGATCAAGGTTTTTGCGTTACCCTCTCGGACTTACG ACTACCAAAAGATTTAGACACAAAGGACTGGAAAATCTACACTACTTATCAGTAGTTATGGGTCTAAGCTACCAAATTGATGACGAGTTGTTGTGCCGTATCTTTCAAGTTTGCCTTCATCTGAAAGAGCTACATATCGTCAACTATCATCGTCTCCAG GATTTTGGTGGACCTCTTGCACAAGAGAACATAAGGGAGAATGATGAACCGATCTTGTTTTGGGACGATGACAAGATTGAAAGCATATTCATAATTAGATTAAGGGCTTTGGAGGTGAGTATGTTTCGAGCTGATCGTTTGGAGATGGAGTTTGTAAGATATGTCATGTCCTACGCTGACCAACTGGAATTGCTTGTGCTACGCTACGATAAATTATGTTCAAGACAAGTAATAGACGCAGCTAACAAAATTCTGCTAGCCCATCCAAGAGCTTCTGGTACTGCTGCCATAAAATTGAGATTAGAAGAATCTTGA